The genomic interval CCGCGGCATGGGCTTCTTCCGTTCGGCGTGGTACATGCCGTCCATCACGAGCAGCGTGGTGATCACGCTGATCTTCCTGTGGCTGTTCCAGCGGCGCGGCGTGGCGAACTACCTGATCACGCAGTGGCAGGCGTTCCAGCCGCTGATCCTGACCTTCCTGGGCGTGCTGATCGCCGCGCAGGTCGCGCAGGTGCTGTGGGAACGTTCGCGGCGACTGCCGGCCGGCTGGCTGGACCCGGCGCTGGCCGCCACGAGTGCGCTGCTGGCGGTGGCCGTGACGGCCGCGCTCGCCTGGACGGGCGTGGTCACGGCGCGTGAGGTGCCGCCCTTCGATTACCAGTACTTCGCGGACCGCTGGATCAGCGTGGGCGGCTTGCGCGTGCTGAGCGTGCCGATGCTGGTCGTGATCATCCAGAACACCTTCACGACCATTCCCACCCTGATGCTGTTCTTCCTGGCGGGCTTGCAGAACATTCCCGGCGCGCTGTACGAGGCGGCCGACATCGACGGCGCGACCCCCTGGCAGAAACTGACGCGGGTGACGGTGCCCATGCTGCGGCCCGTGACGTTCTACGTGATCACGGTCGGACTGATCGGGACCATGCAGATGTTCGATCAGGTGGCCGTGATCGGCAGCGCCGCGCCGGGCGACACGCTGATCACCCTGGCGTACTACGTGTACTCGAACACCTTCAAGGCCGGGGCCGCGCCCGTGAACATGGCGTCGGCCGGGGCGATCATCCTGGCGCTGATCATCCTGGTGATGGTGGCCGCGCAGCGCCGCTTCTTCCCGTCGGAGGCCCCATGACCGCCCCCGCTCCCATTACCCCCGCCGTGCGGGAACGCTGGCTGGCCCGGCGCCGCTGGGCGCGCGCCGCGTGGCTGTACGCGTTCATGCTGGTCATGAGCTTCTTCTTCCTGGGGCCGTTCGTGACCGGCCTGCTCAGCAGCCTCAAGGACAACCCCAACGAGTACCCGCCCACCCTGAACATCCCGCAGCTGACGCCCGCCGTGATCGGGCGCGCCTGGGCGCAGGGCGTGCAGGGCAGCGGCGACGGCTGGCAGGGCGGCCTGCACCCGGGCCGGACCGTCACCTTCGAGGTGCAGGTGCAGTCCCCGCCCGGCGCGCCGCAGGCCCCCCCCGCCGTCACGCTGTTCCCGTACCAGCCGGTCAGTCTGGTCGCCGTGGCCCGCCAGGCGCAGGCGCGCGACTACGCCACCCTGGACACCCGCGAGGTGGCCCGCCGCGGCGACACCCGCACGTACCGCGTGACCGTCCGCAGCCCGCTGCTGACCCGCCAGACCGGCGAGACCGTCCGCGCCACCCTGACCGAACCCGACACGGACCTGCGCGCCCGCCTGCGCAACGGGCAGACCGTTCCCGTGCGCCTGGACACCCCGCAGGCGCAGGAGCGGCAGTACGAACTGAACGCCGGGCAGACCGTGGAACTCACGCGCGGCCCCGCCGGGTACACCCTGCGCGGCCCGGTGTTCGAGCGCACGCCGCTGCAGGTGGACGTGCAGCGCGGCCAGCGCATCGTGGGCAGCACCCTGCCGCCCAGCGACCGGCAGGACTTCGGGCGGTCCTTCGCGTTCCGGAACGTCACGCCGGGCGTGCTGGGGTACACCTTCAACAACTACCGCCGGGCGTTCCGGGAGACGGCGGACCCCGCCTCGGGCCGCAGCCTGTTCTTCTCGTGGGTGCTGAACTCGTTCCTGTACGCCTTCCTGCGGGTCGCGGCGGCCGTGGTGTTCTGCTCGCTGGCCGGGTACGCCCTGGCCCGCATGACCTTCCCGGGCCGCAACCTGATCTTCCTGGTGGCCGTGCTGTTCGTGCAGATGGTGCCCAGTCAGGTGAACCTGGTCAGCAACTACGTGCTGCTCAAGGACCTGGGCCTGCTGAACCTGTGGGGCCTGTGGCTGAACGGGCTGGTCGCGGCGGGCGGCGTGTTCCTGATGAAGCAGTTCTTCGAGGGCATGCCGCGCGAACTGGAGGAATCCGCCGCCATCGACGGCGCGGGGCCGCTCACGACCTTCTTCCGGGTGATGCTGCCGCAGGCCGGCCCGGCCCTGATCGCGCTGTCCATCACGCAGTTCCAGGGCGCCTGGAACGATTTTTTCTGGCCGCTGGTGATCCTGCGGGACAACGCCAGCTTCACGCTGACGGTGGGCCTGTCGAACTTCCGGGAACTGTACGGCGGGCAGGGCGACTACGGCCTGATCCTGGCCGGCGCGGTCCTGAGCGCCATTCCGGTGATCGTGCTGTTCGTGGTGTTCCAGCGGTACTTCGTGGACACCGGGGCCGACAGCGCCGTCAAGGGCTGACCGGCCCCCCACTCCCCCGTGCCTCCCGCCCCGCTTCCTCCCCACGCCGACTCTTCACCGAAGGATTCCCACCATGCTGAACACCCGCACCGTCCTGAAAGAAAATGACCTGTACCTCGTCGGGGACGCGCACTACCGCGTCGCGGACGGCGAGAGCGGTCTGTACCGCCGCGACACCCGCGTCCTGTCCCGTTACGAATGGCAACTGGACGGCGAGACGCCCCAGACGCTCGCGCAGCACGAACACGGCCCGTACTGGCTGCACCAGCAGAGCGCGAACGCGAACGTGGGCTACACCATGCGCGTCGGCCTGCGCCGCGACCTGCAACTGACCGCCACCGAACTGCGCGACACGCTGCGCGTCACCCGCTACCTGGGAGACGGCCCGCACGAACTGCGGCTGCACCTGAACGCCGACTACCTGGACATGTTCGAGGTGCGCGGCTGGCCCGGCGAACTGGGCGCGCGGGACGTGCAGGTGCGCCCCGGCCCGGACGGCGTGGACTTCGAGCATACCGCCCTGGACGGCCTGCGCAGCCGCACCTGCGTGCGCACCAGCCCGCCCGCCCGCTGGGACGGCGGGGCGCTCGTCTGGACCCTCACGGACGCGCAGACGGACGTGCGGGTCAGCGTCTACCCGCTGCAGGGCGACGAGACGCCCACCCCCGGCGACCCGGACGCCCTGCACGCCGAGTACGCCCGCCTGACCGCTCAGGTCCGCGCGGACCTCACCCTGCCGGACCCGCAGGACCAGCGGATCCTGGAGCGCAGCGTCGCGGACCTGCGCAGCCTGAGCTTCGAGACCGCTTTCGGGGCGTTCCCGGCGGCGGGCCTGCCGTGGTTCGTCGCGCCGTTCGGGCGGGACTCCATGCTGATCGCCCTGATGGTCCACCGGCACCTGCCGCAGCTGGCACTGACCGTCGCGCGCTTTCTCGCGGCGCACCAGGGGCAGCGGCACGACCCGGTCACGCTGGAGCAGCCGGGCAAGATCCTGCACGAGATGCGCGTCGGGGAACTGACGCGGCTGGGCCGCACGCCGCACCGCCCGTACTACGCGACCGCCGACGCCACGCCGCTGTTCGTGTGGCTGATCGGGGAACTCGCGGAGGCGCACCCGGACCTCGCGCGGGAACTGCGCCCCCACTGGGAGGCAGCCCTGAACTGGCTGCTGACCGACGGCGACCCGGACGGCGACGGCTTCATCGAGTACACCCCGGACCCCGGCGGCATCACGAACGCCGTGTGGAAGGACAGCGGCGACAGCACCTTCACCGAGGACGGGCAGGACGTCAGCGGGCACGTGGCCGTCATCGAGGTGCAGGGCTACGCGTACGCCGCCTACCGCGCCGCCGCCCGCCTGTACCGCACGCTGGGCGAAGCGGACCGCGCCCCCGAGTGGGAGGACCGCGCCGCGCAGCTTCAGCGGGCCTTCCAGCGGGCCTTCTGGTGGCCGGAACGCGGGTACTACGTGCACGGCCTGAACGGCGACAAGCGGCCGCTGCGGGTGCTGGTCAGCAACGCCGCGCACACCCTGTGTACCGGCATCATCGCCCCGGAATTCGCCGCGCAGGTCGCCCGCACCGCGCTGGGCGCGGAACTCTGGAGCGGCTGGGGCATCCGCACGCTGGGCAGCGGGGAGCCGCGTTTCAATCCGGTGTCGTACCACAACGGCAGCGTCTGGCCGCACGACACCGCCCTGGCGGCGCTGGGCATGGCCCGCCTGGGCCTGCACGCCGAGGCGGCGCAGGTGACCCGCGCGCTGTTCGACGCGGCCCGCGCCGCCCCGGACGGCCGCCTGAGCGAACTGTTCGCCGGTTTCCCCCGCGA from Deinococcus depolymerans carries:
- a CDS encoding carbohydrate ABC transporter permease translates to MTAPAPITPAVRERWLARRRWARAAWLYAFMLVMSFFFLGPFVTGLLSSLKDNPNEYPPTLNIPQLTPAVIGRAWAQGVQGSGDGWQGGLHPGRTVTFEVQVQSPPGAPQAPPAVTLFPYQPVSLVAVARQAQARDYATLDTREVARRGDTRTYRVTVRSPLLTRQTGETVRATLTEPDTDLRARLRNGQTVPVRLDTPQAQERQYELNAGQTVELTRGPAGYTLRGPVFERTPLQVDVQRGQRIVGSTLPPSDRQDFGRSFAFRNVTPGVLGYTFNNYRRAFRETADPASGRSLFFSWVLNSFLYAFLRVAAAVVFCSLAGYALARMTFPGRNLIFLVAVLFVQMVPSQVNLVSNYVLLKDLGLLNLWGLWLNGLVAAGGVFLMKQFFEGMPRELEESAAIDGAGPLTTFFRVMLPQAGPALIALSITQFQGAWNDFFWPLVILRDNASFTLTVGLSNFRELYGGQGDYGLILAGAVLSAIPVIVLFVVFQRYFVDTGADSAVKG
- a CDS encoding amylo-alpha-1,6-glucosidase, with translation MLNTRTVLKENDLYLVGDAHYRVADGESGLYRRDTRVLSRYEWQLDGETPQTLAQHEHGPYWLHQQSANANVGYTMRVGLRRDLQLTATELRDTLRVTRYLGDGPHELRLHLNADYLDMFEVRGWPGELGARDVQVRPGPDGVDFEHTALDGLRSRTCVRTSPPARWDGGALVWTLTDAQTDVRVSVYPLQGDETPTPGDPDALHAEYARLTAQVRADLTLPDPQDQRILERSVADLRSLSFETAFGAFPAAGLPWFVAPFGRDSMLIALMVHRHLPQLALTVARFLAAHQGQRHDPVTLEQPGKILHEMRVGELTRLGRTPHRPYYATADATPLFVWLIGELAEAHPDLARELRPHWEAALNWLLTDGDPDGDGFIEYTPDPGGITNAVWKDSGDSTFTEDGQDVSGHVAVIEVQGYAYAAYRAAARLYRTLGEADRAPEWEDRAAQLQRAFQRAFWWPERGYYVHGLNGDKRPLRVLVSNAAHTLCTGIIAPEFAAQVARTALGAELWSGWGIRTLGSGEPRFNPVSYHNGSVWPHDTALAALGMARLGLHAEAAQVTRALFDAARAAPDGRLSELFAGFPREDGTPPVPYPAACHPQGWDAAIPLALAGLLQARRD
- a CDS encoding sugar ABC transporter permease — protein: MLRRGQTPAALLFLAPFLITTAIFFFYAFGRAIYYSFTDFNLFNDPRLIGVKPYADVLGDPSFRRALANSLVFAVITTTLQTVGALLMAVALNTRIRGMGFFRSAWYMPSITSSVVITLIFLWLFQRRGVANYLITQWQAFQPLILTFLGVLIAAQVAQVLWERSRRLPAGWLDPALAATSALLAVAVTAALAWTGVVTAREVPPFDYQYFADRWISVGGLRVLSVPMLVVIIQNTFTTIPTLMLFFLAGLQNIPGALYEAADIDGATPWQKLTRVTVPMLRPVTFYVITVGLIGTMQMFDQVAVIGSAAPGDTLITLAYYVYSNTFKAGAAPVNMASAGAIILALIILVMVAAQRRFFPSEAP